cagtttagatttaaacactgagactgtaatgggttgccatcagtcaggatttggcccagaagttgattgacagcgtGCCagagctccatcaggttggatgggaaccGTCAGTTCACAGTCATTTTAAGATctgtccagagatgttcaattgaaATCAAgtactcaaggacattcacagagttgtcctgaagcaactcctttgatatcttaactgtgtgcttagggtcattgtcctgctgaaagatgaatcattcaagagcactctggagcaggttttcatccaggatgtctctatACATTGtcgcagtcatctttccctctattttgactagtctcccagttcctacaGCTAAGTACCATCCCCATGCTGCCACCactatgcttcactgtagggatggcaTTGGCCTGATGATGAACAGTGCCTGGTTTACTCCAAACATGATGCATGGCATTCACACCGAGGAGTTCAACactctcatggtctgagagtcctccAATTAAAAAGCACAAGTAGAAAACTGTGCCATGCGCCGTTTACTAAgcagtggcttctgtctggctactctaccatacaggcctgattggtggattgctgcagagatgtttgtccttctagaaggttctccttcATCCACAGAGGACTGGAGTGACAATTGGGTTCTTgatcacctccctgactaaggcccttctcccccgatCACTCCGTTTAAGTGGCTGACCAGCCGTAGGATGATGGATGATGGAGGCTCATTGAAACCTTCAAAAAGTTTTAGcataaatgtttctgtaactTTTTCCAAAATCGTGCCTCGAAACAATcatgtctcagaggtctacacaCAATTCCTTTAACTTCATGCTTGATTTGTGCCTGACATatctgtcaactgtgggaccttatatagacaggcctgtccctttccaaatcatctccaatcaactgtttttttttccactcataGACTCAAATTAAgctgaatttaatccattttggaaaagGTTGTAAGATagcaaaatgtgggaaaaagtGATGAACTGTGAATACTGTCTAGATGAACTGtatctacattacatttaaatttatagcattaatcagacaccgttatccagagcaacttacaatcagtagttacagggacagtcccccccctggagcaacttagggttaagtgtcttgctcagggacacaaaggtattaagtgggattttaacctgggtcttctgattcataggagagtgtgttacctactaggctactgccactaACTGTATCTACCATTGGTTGAGTTGAATCAGGTCTGGTGGAACACAGAATGATCAAAGCTGTGCATGTCTGGCACCCTCCAGGACAAGGGTTGTTGACCCCTCACATCATTTGCATTAAATAGAGACAGAAAGCAAATTTTACTTCATGCAGGCTATAAAAAACACTTGCTTTAATTATGTCTGTTCGGTTCCAGTTACATTTTCCGACTAAGCTGCACACAAATGGGTCAGTGGGCCATTGGACATGTGACCAGTGACGGCAGCATTGTGCAGACCATCCCACAGAACATACCACTGTACCAGGCTCTTCAGCAGGGGTTCAGGGATGGATGGTGAGTATCTAGAACATATGCAGTGATGCCtccgtggtttttttttttttttgtggtggggGGAGCACACAAAAATATCTACTGATTTTCTGTTAACAGCTACCTTTACCCAGATGGCCGTGATGTCAACCCTGACCTTTCCAGTTTGTGTGAAACTTCACACAAATCCAAAGTCACAGTCACAGAGGTACTAACTCCTGTGCCTTCCCTTTACTACAttcaattggaaaaaaaaattaaaaatatgtgcTTCCCCATAATTTAATGCTTCGGTAATCGGTTTTAGAGGCAAAGACAGTAGGTGTAATGATTCATTTTTGTCCCTTTTCTCTGAAGGAGCAATATGACCTGTACTGTGAGATTGGCAGCACATTCCAGCTGTGCAAGATCTGCACAGAAAGGGACAAAGACACACGCATCCAGCCCTGTGGCCACTTGTTGTGCCATCTTTGTCTCAGTGGATGGCAGGTAGGCTGAACATGAATCAAATAAAGCTTCCTTGTGATCCCAGCCACAGGCCTAACAAGACCATGTGTCACAAGTGTACACATGGTAAACCAGTGTAATTATTCATCTTTGTGTGTGGCTGTTATCTAACAAGCAATTATTCTCAGTGGTGTGGGGTTGTGAGGATAGGTGGATTTCAAATTTAGAGGGAGTGTTATAATGTAAAGGGTACAATAGATGGTGTTTCCTGAACAATCTATGCAATCTAtgcaaaatcactttgcacaaaatgacactgcgctttttaggtctttactgctctttctttatggctctttcttctttctttaaacattgtaaaaactgtaactcatttgcacaccttcaccctaccagttacacatattttatgttaaagacgtaaaagtgtaatacttggttatgtttgcaatatttgcatattggttcactgtttacttgcaacatttgcaatactgtggtctgtagcagttgcagaaagcatttcactgcacatcataccgtgtatgactgtgtatgtgacaaataaaatttgaatttgagttaATGTGTAGTACtgccaaaataaatattttcagatATTTCTTAATGAAAAAAGCATCTTCATGCACATGGATGTGACCCATTAAACTAGCAGTGTAGCCCAAAGCTGCTTAAAAGCATGTGAAGTATTTCAGAATCTTTAACTAAGTGGAACTTTTTCAGGGTATTTTGGTCTGAATTGTGACATTGGCACATATTAAGTGCCTCTAAACCATagacaaaatatgacaaaaaaacttCCACTTagctatttttacattttcaaagaGAACTCAATTCACTGGGTCTGTCCCCATGTGCCAATTTGCTTCAGAGACATTGTGCTGTGAAGCATCTGGAGCTCAGTTAAGCAACAAGAGTTCAGTTGTGGGCTATAGCATCCTGTGTGAGTTTGGTCGTGTGTATCCTTCCCTGACAGATGTTCCATCATTTGGCAGTGAGTCACATGTCACATGCCAGATAATGACAAGAAAGTCTGTTTAACAAACTACACCTGGTTCGGGTTAGGAGCTATTCATGTGTAGATATCATGTGCAGTATTTTGCATGTATTTCTGCACTAATACCCTGTGGGAGTCTTGCTGAATCATCACTTAATATTTCCATGATTACTGAACAAATAAAGCAGTAAAACATCCAGATTAACAAAAGAAACTGAGAAACTGTCAAATGAATCATGCTGTACAGCATGTAGattattttatgaataatctaccttttatttgatcatttgaATTTCAGATTTCTTCTAACagtattacattattatatgGATTAATGATTAAGGCTTTACATATCACATGCGTTTTAAACTAACATCCTGTCTAGTACTTTGAAACACGCTTGAAGCAGCTGTACCCGAGGCAGCCACAGCCCGGTCTGCAGGAGTCCAAGCTTCACATTGCAAGAGTACAAGCTGAGGGGTGAATTGGGGGCAGTTATCTCTGGACGGGGAGACTAGAAGGGTCCTCAGAGAGTGACCAGCTGGTTGGAGCAGTCATCAAAATTTTCAACGCTTCATTGTCCAGGTCCTCCATTCCAGGATGCCTAAAGTCAACCACATTGGTCCCACTGACCAAGAAAACCACCATCAGCAGCCTTAATAACTACCAACCAGTCACACTGACACCAGTCACAATGAAGTATTTTGAAATACTGGTCCATTGCCACATCACATCCTACCTCTCACCCACAGTTGACCCAGACAAGTTTGCATACAGAGCTAACAGAACGACTGAAGATTCCATCTTCACAGCGCTCCACACTACCAACTCCCATCTGGAACAGCAGGGGCGCTAGGCTACGCTGCTCTTTGTCGACTTTAGTTCGGCTTATAATACAAGACTTCTGAACAGATTGACAGAAAAGTTACTGGACATTGGCCCTCCCTCTCCATCTGCTGCCGTATCACAAACAGAGTTAGAGTGAGTTCGCAGATCTGAAATGGTCAAAAAATCACTACAGAAGGTCATCTACACAGCAGGGAAAATCATCCTTCCTCAAAGAACCTCTACATCACCTGTCATCTGCCTCAAAAAGGCACCCAGCATCACTGAGACTGCACACACCCGGCACACGGGGTGTTTCAGACGCTGCCGTCTGGCAGGAGATTCAGGGCGCAGGGGTCAAGAACGAATAGAATGAAGGACAGTTTTTACAACCAGGCAATAGCACTCATGAACACGAACATACACGCTGCATCTGCTCTACTgctactacattacatttaccacaattcacaccagtacgctacctcactcatTTGACTTCCACACTCCTGtacagatttgtatttattaccgatttattttgtgtgcattATGTATATCTTCTTTGATGTTACtttgatgttctttttttatgccattttgcactgggggtggggggggggggcaggaccTCAATTCTGTAGTACTGTTACATGACATCACAGTGATTTAAATggtcagtggggcagtggtggcctagcggttaaggaagctgctcattcagggtgatgggttaaatgcagaggacaaatttcactgtgtgcaccgtgtgctgtgctgctgtgtatgacatgtgacaatcactacactttattattattatttataaattacGAAAGGCATTTGCAGAATAGAGTTCAGGGGTTTGTCTTCTGAAAATAAATTGTGATACATTTCACTGCCTTAAAACTGTATTTCTTGCAGAAGTCAGATGGACACACTTGCCCATACTGTCGGTGTGACATCAGAGGCACAGAGTCCATCTTCATTGAGCCTTATTTACCCAAGAAGGGGACCAGTGCAGCACTGAGTCTGCATGatggagaggatgaggaggacgacGATGAGGAGGACGATGATGAGGACGACCATGAAGATGTAGAACTTGTCATCAAAGAACTTGCTTCTTTCAGGAAGGTTAGACCTTCcatcattaattaaaaatgtttaattcaaCTAAGAATTATTAGTTGAAAagtcatttgaaaaataaattcttcAATGTTAATCATTGTTTTAAGAAATGTAGGTCTCTTTAATACTGTTTACTAAAACTCAATTTGCCTTTTCCTTAAAATTCATTATCAGGACTTGCAGATCCCTCCTTCATTCCTCATGCCACCTCCATTACCCCCAAAACAGAGCACCTCATCCCCTTCTCCCTCTCCACGACCCCCTCCTCAACACTCGGGCACAGACACTCTGGCCTCTCAGTCATTCCCATGGTCGGTGCGTATCACACtatctggtggtctcttttGTGGCTTCCACTGCTAACCGCATATCGTATAAATGATCTGATCTACTAGAAAACGAACATTCTGGTAACAGAACAAATGGGatcagtgtgcggggacggtgctttgctcagtggcacctcagtggaagtCAGGAACACTAATTGCATTTTTGAAATACAGCTTGTTGAAGGATCCTTCTGGAGAAAGATATTTAGTTTTCTTGTTCAACCTTTCCTGGATACCTCATGTTTCTGTTATTTGTTATGATGACAATGGTGGTCTATGTCTTAGCAATTCcactttttcttgttttacccttttctggattttttttttaattgccagACATTAAAATGCAGTTGCTAGTGTCAGTGTGTGACATTACATTTAGaaatctaaaaaagaaaaatgtggagAGCATCATTTGTAATTGGGTTAATGCCACACCTATCTGACAAAAGCTCCTGTCTCCGTCTTTCAACAGATTGCAAGAGAAGCTCATTTAGACACACCTTCCATGCATAAGAAATCATTTCTGATCAGGTAAAAGGTGGATTAAgctttaagtgaagtgattgtcacatgtgatacacagcagcacagcacacaatgcacacagtgaaatttgtcctctgcatttaacccatcaccctgagtgagcagtgggcagccatgacaagcgcccggggagcagtgtgtggggacggtgctttgctcagtggcacctcagtggcaccttggcagatcgggaatcaaaccggcaaccttctgattacggggccgcttccttaacctctaggccaccactgccccggattAAACATACACTGTATTCTTTCACGTCATGTGTAAATGTAGTGCTGCTTATTTACGGtgtttcaatattttttgtactgtatgtatttatcACATGATTCTCCTGACCCTTTTTAAAAGTCATCGGGATGAGTCCTCCAGTAGTGACGAGGAAACTCGGAGTTGGATGCTGCCACAGTTGTATAGGTCAGTTCATTCAACTTTCAAAATTCTGCTCTCATGTAGGTACCATgatattttaactttttttttgcttgatgtTTTGTGTGATAGTGAAGAATCCAGCAGTAAACAAAACAGACCTTCATCATCTCAGGCTGGCAAAAGCAGTAAGTAAAAACCTCCTCAAAGGTTACAAATCCAGTCCTCCAGCGAGACACACCTGCCATCGTTGTTGAGCACCGTAGAAGTAAAATGCCTGCCCTTGTTTTCAGCATCCTGTTGCTTTATTTCTAGCAGGTCGAGCACCATGGATAACCCTCTCTTCAACCTTACCAAAATGGAATGGTGACACGGGGAAGGAAGAGAGAAATAAGGGACCACGTAAAGGAAGGACCAGCCACCGTGAGCAGAACATGTCCTGACCACACAGATCACTGAACTGACTGTAAAGACTGAAATCACATGATCTGTTACAGTGGGAATCTGCGTAGACCGGTACCTACCaacacattacacatgactgACTTTGTAACGCTAGTTTCTGATGATAGTGTCTGTATACAAACATAAAATAGTAGATATTGAGGTGCAGTCTAAATCTGCAACTACAGTAAAAATCAGCAGGTTTTATCtcagttttattttgtattgcaGCAAAATTTACCTGTACAATAGCCAGTCTAAGTAGTgtgaaataagaataaaaaagacagaaatctttactttgttgtttttattgaacCTGAACCAAGTAAAATCTGTGTCAGTTTAAACAGAAGAACAGAGAGCTGATACGTGTTTCATTCATCATGCGTTGGCCTCCAGGGTGTCACTGATCCAGTACAAAAACTCACACACTTTGACATAGACTGCGGGGTAGTTAGGCTGGGCACACCCCTGTCCCCAGGACACCAGTCCATGTACCTCCCCCTGACAAATCAGCGGACTGCCAGAATCTCCctaagaaaaagaaacagtagtggaaatgtttattttgcatCAAATAGGGTCCGAAAAT
This genomic stretch from Denticeps clupeoides chromosome 5, fDenClu1.1, whole genome shotgun sequence harbors:
- the cblc gene encoding E3 ubiquitin-protein ligase CBL-C isoform X2 encodes the protein MATGTLDPRAEPSGSRPQPPTCADRKALEKTLRKLEKLHRLCTDPRLGLKNSPPYLPELVTATATFLMDVWAPYRGPVVGIPCNDEGEYLRIHIRHLLDKTKRAVLLFKEGKDKLFNEASNYRRNLTKLSLLFSHMLCEIRALFPGGHFKGDTYRLKKSEAHEFWKETFGNRCIVKWSTFKQQLRKVQSFEEGMEAMALKSTLDLTCNDHISVFEFDVFTKLFQPWAMLLRNWNQLAVTHPGYMAFLTYDQVKARLEHYLHRPGSYIFRLSCTQMGQWAIGHVTSDGSIVQTIPQNIPLYQALQQGFRDGCYLYPDGRDVNPDLSSLCETSHKSKVTVTEEQYDLYCEIGSTFQLCKICTERDKDTRIQPCGHLLCHLCLSGWQKSDGHTCPYCRCDIRGTESIFIEPYLPKKGTSAALSLHDGEDEEDDDEEDDDEDDHEDVELVIKELASFRKDLQIPPSFLMPPPLPPKQSTSSPSPSPRPPPQHSGTDTLASQSFPWSIAREAHLDTPSMHKKSFLISHRDESSSSDEETRSWMLPQLYSEESSSKQNRPSSSQAGKSSRAPWITLSSTLPKWNGDTGKEERNKGPRKGRTSHREQNMS
- the cblc gene encoding E3 ubiquitin-protein ligase CBL-C isoform X1, with amino-acid sequence MATGTLDPRAEPSGSRPQPPTCADRKALEKTLRKLEKLHRLCTDPRLGLKNSPPYLPELVTATATFLMDVWAPYRGPVVGIPCNDEGEYLRIHIRHLLDKTKRAVLLFKEGKDKLFNEASNYRRNLTKLSLLFSHMLCEIRALFPGGHFKGDTYRLKKSEAHEFWKETFGNRCIVKWSTFKQQLRKVQSFEEGMEAMALKSTLDLTCNDHISVFEFDVFTKLFQPWAMLLRNWNQLAVTHPGYMAFLTYDQVKARLEHYLHRPGSYIFRLSCTQMGQWAIGHVTSDGSIVQTIPQNIPLYQALQQGFRDGCYLYPDGRDVNPDLSSLCETSHKSKVTVTEEQYDLYCEIGSTFQLCKICTERDKDTRIQPCGHLLCHLCLSGWQKSDGHTCPYCRCDIRGTESIFIEPYLPKKGTSAALSLHDGEDEEDDDEEDDDEDDHEDVELVIKELASFRKDLQIPPSFLMPPPLPPKQSTSSPSPSPRPPPQHSGTDTLASQSFPWSIAREAHLDTPSMHKKSFLISHRDESSSSDEETRSWMLPQLYSEESSSKQNRPSSSQAGKSTGRAPWITLSSTLPKWNGDTGKEERNKGPRKGRTSHREQNMS